The window TCCAGTGCTGGACAGAGGTCAGAGGAAAGAATTCTCCCCAGGCAATGCTGGGGAGCTGTTTACACAGCCAACACCCTGGAATTAAATACTGTCACCAAACACTTTGTCCCAGTGGCCTCTGTGCTGCTCCCTCCTTGGATTTAGTCAGTTGGCTCCCAGCCCCCTTCTAGTTTGCCTTTCCTTGTCCTTTCTTTTGCCGATTGTTTTTAAAGAGTGCCCTGAGATGGGATCACCCAGGGGTCCTACAGGTTCACACTCCCCCCCAGGACACCCTTTATTAAGGAATCTGTGCCCCTTCCCAGGCCAGGGACAGAGATCTGTCACACAACCAGCTCTAATTTCACCTGGAGGACAGACAGGTTCCTTTAGGGATTTTTGGCAGAGTGATGATGGCAGTAAATCATAATTAAAGCTTTATGAACAGGATATTATGATTCATATAGCATAGAATTTATGAGTAGGACAGCACAGGATTTCTACAGGCAGAATCAATGCAGCACAACAAGCAGGATTTACCATACAACTTCTCTCAGGATTTCTAGATTCAAACTTTAGTTGTAATTTAATATCACCTAGATCCTAATAACGCCCTAATCACCTGGACTCTGCAAATCTGCTAAGATCTTAATACTAAGGTTTGCTGTATCAATATAAACATAATGTAGACtcaaaaataatataaaagaaTAGGATTTACTCACTCAGCCCTCAGAGGAGTATGTCTCCTGCCATCAGAGGTGCCCCTGGCTGTGGGAGGTCATGGCTCTCACTGTCCAGCAGCTGTTCCAGTCGAAGTTTCCCACTTAGGACTTGTAACTGCCTGATTTTGtaggcagtgctgggggctgtTACAGTTCCCTGTTCCCTGTCAAGGTCACCAACAGCACCTGGTGACCAGGGGACTGGGCCCTTCAAGGCCAGCAAGGAAGGGAGTGATTGGCCTtgaggctgggaaggaggaggagaaggaatcTGTTTGGTTTGTCTGCTTGGTTCACAAGACCTTCAAGGCCTGATAAtgagggaaagggaatgaataGATGACCAGAGAATGGCTGCTCACCTCATAAAATGCATTAGTGATGTTAACCAGGGGTCAGGAGGGAAACTGGTCAcactctccttccttctttagTGAGGAATGTTATAAATTAATCTTATGAAGGGGAATTAAACAGGAAGGGCTGGCTGAATCAGCCGCTAAAACAGCTGTTTGCTCTGAAAGGACAGATTAGCCTGTCTCCACCACACTTAGCAGTAATCCCTTCATGACAAGACTTGTCTCCCTCCCAGCAAGTGTCTTTATTTTGGACAATGCTTATATTGTCAGAACACAAGCCAAGGCTCTTAAAGCCTCCACTGACAATTCAGGAGGTGTCAGGATGCCTGAAAGGGCTGAAACCTCACAGCTCCACTTGGCACTTCCATAGAAAggcttcagttattttttttaagccatcTGTAAAGAGAAAGTCTCTCCAAACCCTCTCAGGCATTTGGCTTTTCAGATATTTATTGGACTTGTCTTGactacagaaaaacaaaagcgCAGACTCCACTTCCCAGAGGTGcctgaaacaaaaataactgGTTTAAAACAATGAGCCAATTCCTGGAATTGTTTTAGTTGTCCCTTTTGATTTTCTCACAATATGCTCTGTTGTTTATTTGCAGATTGAGGCAGAAgtgcagagaagaaaacagttaGTCCATCAGTCAGTGGAACGCAGAGCCATCATCTCCAAGTGCTACAAACCAAAACACCCAGAGGTGTACACTCTGCAGGtacacagtgtgtttggagtctCTTTTGCACCCAAGGAATTACCTGAGagtttatttttgcagtttatttttctctcttctcctcgGGATCATGCAGTGCTAAAGCTGGACGGAATTTAAACCCGTGTGTAGCAtattaaaactgaatttaaaacttTGACAGCACAGCATGTTCTCCAGGCAAGATTCCACCTGGTTTACAGCCAGGAAAGGGTCATTCCATATggaagctgctccagcacctggtaCTGGACTTGAAATACCATTAGTAATTTAAACATAAAGCATCATTGCACCAAACAGGCTCGATCAGGTCTAATGAGGAGTCACAGAAAACAGCCTTTATGGGCTGCTTTGCTTTGAATTTCCTCATGCTTGCCAGACTCAAGACTTACCAGCTGGATAGTTCCCACAGATAGCAGTAATGCACAACCAAGTTCACACAGATTTACTGTGATCCTCCAGCAATAAGTGCTGCTGTTGTTTGTTATCATCAGTGTGGGGAAGTGCTCAAAGCAGAGCCCAGTCACTCCGTTGTGCTGATTCCATGACAAGAGGCTAAAATCCACTAGGAAAGATTTTGCACTTACTTGTTAGGAATCCATATTGTGAGCCAGGCTCTTTCCTGTCATGCCTATAAAAAATCTGGCCAGTTTTATGTAGAAACCCTCAAACTTACCTAAACCCCCAAGTAAAACACAGGAACATTCTGCAGTTCCTGCCGCAGAAGTAACCCCAGTGTGACTATCAGCCCTCTCCCTAGAGACTGCACATTTCCCTTGTGGCTCCCTGGAAATCCATTTCTCTCTGGGGTCATAAAAGGCTGTACTGGCTAATTGTgtttctgtatgtttttttccctccttgccACCAGGATTCCTTCCTGGCCCCAGATTTCCTGGAGATCGTGCGATACTGCACATCACCGGGAGCTCATCTCCAGGGCCTCCTGGGCTACCTCGAGTCCTTCTCAGGTAAAGGAAACAACTCCTCAGTCACACAGATCTCCCTCTGTGACGCTGCAGCTTCCCTGGTGACAGCTGTTCCCAAGCCCTGTCTTTAGTAGCTCGGATTTGACACAGGCTGAGGCAAACAGGATGTTATTCTCTGCCAGACGGGTCTCTGGAGGGGCAGTGCTGTGCAGCAGTTCTGCTCTGGAGCAGACACTCTTTTCtgccttcccatcccatcccagtctgcTGATGTCTCACCAGAGGCTTCAGCTGCAGCAAGGCTGGGGCTTTTGGCTGTACCACCACCTCACCAGGGAGCCTGAAGGAACACTGTTAGCCTGGGGAACTTGTTTATCCCTTCCCAAGTGCTTTGCCATTTCAGACAATCCCTGTGGGTTAGTCTGggctgaaataatttcagtcttCTAAAAAGAATTCTGGGTTTTAAGCTTCTCTGGAGGCATCTGTGAAACTCTCTGCCTACCAGAAATGCTGACAAAATGTAGAGGGGAAGAGGCAAAGTTTCCTCCTTTTCTCAAGATGAAAAGAGAGACCCAAATGTGTCTGTGCAGAGCTCCTGAATTTGTCCAAGGCACGATTTCCAGCCTTCTCCTGCTGTCTTAATCTCAGCTTCTGTATCCTCAGTCCTGAGCTCCCCTCACACAGACCTTTAGGGCTCTACCCTGAGAGGCAGCTCAGACCTGGTACTCCCAGAAGGTTGGCACCAGATGAGTGAGTCCCACAGCCCCTAAATGACCTTGAGTGTCCTTCCAGCCTGCCTGTGATGAGTGGTTGATTCACCACCCTCCCTCCAGACTCAAAACACTTCCTTGGCACTACATCTGTCATTTAAACCAGTGCCAGATCTCCTGACTGGATGGGTGAGCCTGGAAACGAGGGACcaacatgaaaaataacaaatacatCCTGGGGAATGGTTCCAGCCCTTCGAGCAGCCTGAGCACAAAGTGAAGCACGAGGGTCCTGTGCTCTCACTGCCACCAGCACAGTGGAGCTGGACAGGCAGGCAGGAACACTCACCTGTGATCTTTCCCAGCAAATGGTGTCTCCCTTCTCCTGACAGATAAGAGGATCTATCGACTCCCAGTGTTCACAGAGGAGTTCTGCCAGACCTTTGTGGATGAGCTGGAGAACTTTGAGCAGTCGGATATGCCCAAAGGCAGGCCCAACACCATGAATAACTACGGGGTAGGATTTGTCTCCTGTGCTTCTTTGGGGGAGTGTTCACTCTGTTCACCTCCTCACTTCTCCTTTCACTTCCAAAGTGTCTGTCATTTTACACAGAGCAGTTGGAGTTCCAGTACCCCCTTGGAGGGAAAGGGTTGAGGGAGTGTTACACAGACAAAAGGACATGGGaatgcagggaaaggggatgggAGTTGGTACCTCAGAGCAAAGAGCACCTTGTATTTTTAAGCAATACCCATTTAAATCAAGGAGTCAGTTTTTAAAGAACACTCACCTTTTGATCTTGCTCTGTCTTTCCCCCATCCCTTTCCACCTTgatcttcctcctttctcctgtagctggAGCCTTTGCTCTAAAGTTCTTGCTCTgagccagcagcagggctggaggaggaggacagcTCTGATAATGTTGCTCAGCTGTTCCCACCTCCTCTCTTTGACACAGGTTTTGCTGAACGAGCTTGGGATGGATGAGGGCTTCCTGACCCCCCTGAGGGAGCAGTTCCTGCGGCCCATCACGGCCCTGCTGTACCCTGAGCTGGGGGGATCCTGCCTGGACAGCCACAGAGCCTTTGTGGTCAAGTACTCCCTGCACGAGGACCTGGATCTGAGCTCCCACTATGACAATGCAGAAGTCACCTTAAATGTCTCACTGGGGAAAGACTTCACAGAAGGCAACTTGTACTTTGGGGATTTCTACAAGGTACTGAGCACATTCCCACTCTGGACccccattccattccattccccTCTACCTCCTCACCCTTCCCCCCGCAGTTTCAAGGTATAAACTGTGTTCTAAAAAACAATTATTCACTTCTGACAGTCAGACCTGCTCTGTCCCTTCCCTCTTTTTTACATGTTTTGGTTATACAGAAGCCTTTTCTGTTCCAATATTCAGGTTTCAAAGAGAGCACAGAGGCAGCTTGTAGTAGAAGTTGGAGTAAACAAACCAGCCCATCTTTCCACAGCTGAAACAGTGAGCAGGGAGGTCCTGAGAGAGAGATTTATTTCAAATGAGACTTAAAGCTAAATCTGTAGCACCTGTTTCTAGGGCAAGAGAGGGTAATAGCTCTCATACACAAGTGAAACAGGTTGTTTTGATTGAAACTGGGAATGTCTTACTGGAAAACAGTCGTACCCATCTGCTGCCAAGCCACCATTGAAGTGTTTCAGAGGTGCAGTTTGTCCTCTCTATGTTGCTCCCTGGGGGAAAAGGTGATAAGTGTCAACTATGTGAGTGCTGTTCTGCCAGGTACTTTCTGGTGCAATTATGAATCCACCTCCCTTTGTTCCAGGATCCCAGTCCTGTGCCGAAGTACCTGGAGGTGGAACACGTGGgagcccaggggctgctccaccGGGGAGGGCAGATCCATGGGGCGCTTCCCATCGGCTCTGGGGAGCGCTGGAACCTCATCGTGTGGATGAGATCATCCCTCATCCGAAACCAGCTCTGCCCCATGTGCAACAGCAAACCCCAGCTGGTGGAAGCAGAGGGATTTGGGGATGGGTTCACAGGAACCCTGGAAGAGGACGTGCCCGAGACTGTGGATGTCTGTGCCCTGTGGTAGGGGATGGGAAAACACAATTTCTGCAGACCACGTTGCCTAAAACTCCTCTCTGACCTCTCAGACTGCACTAACAGACTCTGATAGATGCAGGAGTCCTGTAAGAAGTAGCTCTCACCATGGAAAAGGATACaaagccagccctgccagggtTAGGGGAGCTTGGAGAGCTGGAACTCAGCTCACCAGGGCTCACTCTGGGGCTACAGGACTGTAAGACAGAGAAAGCCCCAACACTTTGGTGCACTACAGAGACtcagtaaatattttcaggTGTACAGGGAAAACACCTGAAGATCCTTGGCCTCTGTGCCAATAGCAGCATCCCAGGTCCTGCTGGAAATGGGAAGGAATGGTGATTAAAGCCCTACACTTACCACTCTCTGCTGTTCTCAGTGGCCTCCTGTCCTCTTCCAGGGGCAGGGGAAGAGGTTTTTATTGCTGAGTGACAGAGAAGGATCTGCTCAGAAATGAGATCCAGGTGATTCACAATAGGCTGCTGGGAATGACAGGGAATTACTATCACTGGAGGTTTGCCTAGCCCAGGCTCAGAAGAATCCATCAGGAGCAATATATAGGGAGAGCTGATCCCACAGGGTGGCTGAGAGGATTTCCACAGGCTTCCACAAGCTCTTCTGAGCACAAATTTCCAGTAGGCAGAAACAGAGACAAAGCTCTGGGAGTgacctgcagcacagcaaaactTTACATTTAACTCCCTTTGCTTTAGCTATATGagcaaatgaaaatacaaagtaACTCTCCCAAGCTGGGTACATCAGGTAGACCTGGGGCTTCTTAATTTGGCACCAACATCCCCCAACAGATGATGGATTAGGAGGGTCAAGTGCTTCCCCTGTCTTACTTCCAGCTGGCTGAAAGCTTGGGACTCTCGTGCctacaaaacaaattaaagaagCCAAATATGTTTTGATTTGGTGGCTGCATTTGCCTCTGTAGCAAATTAATTGTATATGATGTGCACAGAGACTGCTGGATTTGTAAGGGACTGTTTCATTCACCTGTTCCCTGCAGTAATTAGAGCACGTGGATAATCACATCGAGAACCGAGAAGGGCTGGACGTGAGCGGGTACAGGGTGTTATTTTAAGCCCTCGCGAGGGACCCGCTGGATTTTTGGCTGGGGGTGCCATTGGCACACGGCTGATGAGCTGCTCGTTAGCAAAGCCCATTAAAATCGCACCTGGGCAAGGAAACCGGCTGCTGTATTTGTGCCTAGAGCCGATATCAAGAAACTCAGTCTCGAAGGTTTCACCTCTTTCAGCAGCGAACGCGCGcgcgctccccgcccgcccgAATTCCCCCCCAAAATTGAGCTACAGTGCGGTCCCAGCGCCCCCCGGAACCAAAGAGCGCGGCCCGGctgccgcccggccccgcgcgcGGCGGACGGGAGCGGGGGACGGCAGGCGCGGACCCTGCGGCGGGAGCGGGACCGGCCCTGCCCGGTGAGTCCGTCCGTCcgtccttccttcctgccctccctctttccctccctgcGGCTCCTCGCACCTGCACGGGGCTGGAGACACCGGGGTGCTGTGGTGGACACAGCCCCCCGCGCTGCGGCGGCACCTGGGCCCAGGGGGGCCGATAAAGAGCCGCGCTCTTAAAGGGGCCGCGCCGTGAGCGTTTAAATCCTTAAAGGGCCAGAGCGCCTCTTGCTGAGCTCGTAAAGAGTCAGCGCGCCTTGCGCGGGTGCTTAAAGAGCCACTGCGCCTTGTGCTGAGCTCTCAAAGGGCCAGCGCACCTTGTGGGGAGCTCTTAAAGGGCCAGTGCACCTCATGCTGAGCTCTTAAAGGGCCAGT of the Pseudopipra pipra isolate bDixPip1 chromosome 18, bDixPip1.hap1, whole genome shotgun sequence genome contains:
- the OGFOD2 gene encoding 2-oxoglutarate and iron-dependent oxygenase domain-containing protein 2, with amino-acid sequence MSGARPFLACACFFTDNIFLGRYGLHVRYRDRRQLRREHGRALQERGCRSEEQFQAVLREIEAEVQRRKQLVHQSVERRAIISKCYKPKHPEVYTLQDSFLAPDFLEIVRYCTSPGAHLQGLLGYLESFSDKRIYRLPVFTEEFCQTFVDELENFEQSDMPKGRPNTMNNYGVLLNELGMDEGFLTPLREQFLRPITALLYPELGGSCLDSHRAFVVKYSLHEDLDLSSHYDNAEVTLNVSLGKDFTEGNLYFGDFYKDPSPVPKYLEVEHVGAQGLLHRGGQIHGALPIGSGERWNLIVWMRSSLIRNQLCPMCNSKPQLVEAEGFGDGFTGTLEEDVPETVDVCALW